Proteins encoded by one window of Seriola aureovittata isolate HTS-2021-v1 ecotype China chromosome 4, ASM2101889v1, whole genome shotgun sequence:
- the LOC130167801 gene encoding F-box only protein 40, with protein MGAIFKRNGNKKEVLENWMKSRKTSVGHHEHCDKCYNVHCQVPVRISVSCMVIKCRKNCGATLHMCKQEEHQLLCPNETVPCLNVNYGCPLTMLRHRLAKHLEVCPASVVCCSQEWNRWPVSESDLTFYRNVSERPQTELHLDVAMALRDQELLFRSIKMKNIFPELMMEDPALQDIIAGVNWPAEEAACSLDYGEFTENSCTRKEEKELGQEEGDVLAKSGDVESIQNYSSWEKIFAKEMGGCKQTVKNLNKKEEKGKEKEEKESLNCQGETRNSHLNQENAAAAAAAAAASSMNGATGLAPWQDGVLERLGKEVNIADYNMYLVHHGAMLINFGQLAACTPREKDFVYGNLEPIEVKTVRSFNVPTSYRAKRNHLKDPTLKAKTVHQSVDTADLGLSVEDLPKCDEVHSTLLCSLEKELKGHLISESVGIDGLYVDIGTQTYNFCSAPFKTDASLADVIADKPPGLYVHVEAESVTRRHNKASSAFSYMCGHFFRRDEYRSHFRNVHSDIQASLSGWLQQRCPLAYLGCTFTQTRLQPAGQQATIKFSQDASAFVLRPQVPSPLCEDVKTSRPQRNGAHNLDPLSRLPLEILQHIAGYLDSSTLSQLSQVSHLMREVCAMLLQERGMVSLKWEKKTYSHGGSSWRFTLAWEFSSLFSSVDRWSFSNAPSMSDHLKTCSFYQREERTEPVVLACLGEVRDKHGEVKHKR; from the exons ATGGGGGCAATCTTTAAGAGGAATGGCAATAAGAAGGAAGTCTTAGAGAATTGG atGAAGAGCAGAAAGACGTCAGTGGGGCATCATGAGCACTGTGACAAATGTTACAATGTCCACTGTCAGGTCCCCGTGCGGATCTCTGTGTCATGCATGGTCATCAAGTGTCGTAAAAACTGTGGCGCCACACTCCATATGTGTAAGCAAGAGGAGCACCAGCTCCTCTGTCCGAATGAGACGGTCCCCTGCCTCAATGTCAACTACGGCTGTCCCCTCACCATGCTGCGCCACAGGCTGGCCAAACACCTGGAGGTCTGTCCGGCCAGCGTGGTCTGCTGCTCTCAGGAGTGGAACCGCTGGCCTGTTTCTGAGAGTGATCTGACCTTCTACAGAAATGTTTCAGAAAGACCTCAAACTGAGCTGCACCTCGATGTTGCTATGGCTCTCAGGGACCAAGAGCTTCTCTTTCGatccataaaaatgaaaaacatttttcctgAGCTGATGATGGAGGACCCTGCTCTCCAGGATATCATTGCTGGGGTCAACTGGCCTGCAGAGGAAGCGGCTTGTTCTTTAGATTATGGTGAATTTACAGAAAATAGCTGTacaagaaaggaggaaaaagaactTGGTCAAGAGGAGGGGGATGTATTGGCAAAGAGCGGGGATGTGGAGAGCATTCAGAACTACAGCTCCTGGgagaaaatatttgcaaaagAGATGGGGGGATGCAAGCAAACTGTCAAAAACCTAAATaagaaggaagaaaagggaaaagaaaaggaagagaaagaatcATTAAACTGTCAGGGAGAGACAAGAAACTCACACCTGAACCAAGAgaacgctgctgctgctgctgctgctgctgctgcttcaagcATGAACGGTGCAACTGGCCTTGCGCCATGGCAAGATGGGGTCCTTGAGAGGTTAGGCAAAGAAGTCAACATTGCAGACTATAACATGTATCTGGTGCACCATGGGGCAATGTTGATTAACTTTGGCCAACTTGCAGCCTGCACCCCGAGAGAAAAGGATTTTGTTTATGGGAATCTGGAGCCCATCGAGGTTAAAACTGTCCGCTCATTCAACGTTCCTACCAGCTATCGAGCAAAGCGCAATCACCTGAAGGACCCTACACTGAAAGCCAAGACCGTACACCAGAGTGTAGACACTGCAGATTTGGGCTTGTCAGTCGAGGACCTTCCAAAGTGTGATGAGGTTCACTCCACGCTCCTGTGCTCCCTGGAAAAGGAGCTGAAAGGACATTTAATCTCTGAGAGTGTGGGGATCGATGGCCTTTATGTAGATATAGGAACGCAAACGTACAACTTTTGCTCTGCTCCGTTCAAAACAGATGCATCCCTTGCCGATGTCATAGCAGACAAACCTCCTGGTCTTTATGTACATGTTGAAGCAGAGTCTGTCACCAGGAGGCATAACAAAGCAAGTTCAGCCTTCAGCTACATGTGTGGCCACTTCTTTCGCCGTGATGAGTACCGCTCTCATTTCAGGAATGTGCACTCTGACATACAGGCCTCTCTGAGCGGCTGGTTACAACAACGCTGCCCCTTAGCATACCTCGGATGTACTTTCACCCAGAcaaggctacagccagcaggcCAACAAGCTACAATTAAATTCTCCCAAGATGCCAGCGCCTTTGTCCTCCGGCCCCAAGTCCCTTCACCCCTCTGTGAAGATGTAAAAACCTCCAGACCTCAGAGAAATGGTGCACATAATCTGGATCCGCTGAGCAGGCTGCCCCTGGAGATTCTTCAGCACATTGCTGGTTACCTTGACAGTTCTACATTATCTCAGCTGTCCCAGGTCTCCCATCTGATGAGAGAGGTGTGTGCCATGTTGTtgcaggagagagggatggtCTCCCTCAAGTGGGAGAAAAAGACATATTCCCATGGGGGGAGCTCCTGGAGAT